The following proteins come from a genomic window of Paenibacillus swuensis:
- a CDS encoding potassium channel family protein, protein MKMKSFVIIGLGRFGTSLAKELVIQGYEVLGIDRDEHIIDSLSEYLTHSVVADSTDEEVLRSLGVRNFDCGVVAIGNDIQASIMTAILLKDLGVKKVVAKALTELHGRVLEKIGVDRVIYPERDMGVRVAHQLVSPNLLDFIELSKDYTIAELEVPSKLHGVTLAELNLRAKYGCSIVALRKSDGVNIAPTASDVLHEKDLMVIIGTNAEIERFEREELF, encoded by the coding sequence ATGAAAATGAAGTCTTTTGTCATTATCGGATTGGGACGCTTTGGTACATCGCTTGCTAAAGAACTGGTGATTCAAGGCTATGAAGTGTTGGGGATCGATCGGGATGAACATATCATAGACTCGCTGAGCGAATATCTCACACACTCCGTTGTGGCGGATTCCACAGATGAAGAAGTTCTCCGGTCTTTAGGTGTCCGTAATTTCGATTGCGGCGTGGTGGCCATCGGTAACGATATTCAGGCAAGTATTATGACGGCCATCCTGTTGAAGGATCTGGGTGTGAAGAAAGTAGTAGCGAAGGCGCTTACGGAGCTTCATGGGCGGGTGTTGGAGAAAATCGGAGTGGACCGTGTTATTTATCCGGAGCGGGATATGGGGGTACGGGTGGCTCATCAACTCGTTTCGCCCAATTTGTTGGATTTCATCGAACTCTCCAAGGATTATACGATCGCCGAGCTGGAGGTGCCGTCCAAGCTTCACGGGGTCACGTTAGCGGAACTGAACCTTCGCGCGAAGTACGGTTGCAGCATCGTGGCGCTTCGCAAGTCTGACGGTGTCAACATCGCACCTACGGCCAGCGACGTGCTTCATGAGAAAGACCTGATGGTCATTATCGGCACGAATGCGGAAATCGAACGTTTTGAGCGAGAAGAATTGTTCTAA
- a CDS encoding helix-turn-helix domain-containing protein encodes MFEKSYSDWLGQQTEEATGERRRKLKEHGHAEMMFLERVWWPALGNFDYLQPEYEVNDFRDGVRFLDFAYLRPPHKVCIEVDSFGHHHRNLDRYTFADRLLRQNHLVMDDWKVLRFSYDIIKDAPRQYQQLVQQWIGKFYGVDRKIEQGLTIQQSAVLRFTLKEQKAVKPEDVAKELNVCTHTARIILKDLVELKLLEPASGVVRVRAYKIANIYKN; translated from the coding sequence GTGTTTGAAAAGAGTTATAGTGATTGGTTAGGGCAACAAACGGAAGAAGCAACAGGGGAACGCAGAAGAAAACTAAAGGAACATGGTCACGCGGAGATGATGTTTCTGGAGAGAGTATGGTGGCCGGCTTTAGGTAACTTTGATTATTTGCAGCCCGAGTATGAGGTAAATGATTTCAGAGACGGGGTTAGGTTTCTGGATTTTGCTTATCTACGTCCGCCGCACAAAGTATGTATCGAAGTCGATTCCTTCGGTCATCATCATCGGAATCTAGACAGATACACATTTGCCGATCGTCTGTTACGCCAGAACCACTTGGTGATGGATGATTGGAAAGTGCTGCGATTTTCTTATGACATCATTAAGGACGCGCCAAGACAATATCAACAGTTGGTGCAGCAATGGATAGGGAAGTTTTACGGGGTGGATCGTAAAATAGAACAGGGTCTAACGATACAACAATCTGCTGTACTTCGCTTTACTTTAAAGGAGCAGAAAGCTGTAAAACCAGAAGATGTTGCCAAAGAGCTTAATGTATGTACTCATACGGCAAGAATAATTCTTAAAGACTTGGTAGAACTCAAGTTGCTAGAACCTGCTTCAGGTGTTGTACGTGTACGAGCTTATAAGATTGCAAATATTTATAAAAATTAA
- the sdhA gene encoding succinate dehydrogenase flavoprotein subunit has protein sequence MANSKVIVVGGGLAGLMATIKAAEAGVHVDLFSLVPVKRSHSVCAQGGINGAVNTKGEGDSTWNHFDDTVYGGDFLANQPPVKAMCDAAPGIIHLMDRMGVMFNRTPEGLLDFRRFGGTLFHRTAFAGATTGQQLLYALDEQVRRYETAGLVNKFEGWEFLGAVLDDDGVCRGITAQDLRSMQVTSFSGDAVILATGGPGIIFGKSTNSVINTGTAAGAVYQQGVYYANGEFIQIHPTAIPGDDKLRLMSESARGEGGRIWTYKDGKPWYFLEEKYPAYGNLVPRDIATREIFDVCVEQKLGVNGENMVYLDLSHKDPKELDIKLGGIIEIYEKFMGDDPRKIPMKIFPAVHYSMGGIWVDYNQMTNIPGLFAAGECDYSQHGANRLGANSLVSAIFGGMVAGPKAIEYIRGLKKSAEDISSTVFEREVKKQTEKYEGLLKMDGKENAYVLHKELGEWMTNNVTVVRYNKKLQETDNKIQELLERYKNINMTDTAKWNNQGVAFTRQLKNMMELARVMTIGALNRNESRGAHYKPDFPERDDENFLKTTKAQFTDNGPVFEYEEVDVSLIAPRKRDYSKKGD, from the coding sequence ATGGCTAATTCTAAAGTAATCGTAGTAGGTGGAGGTCTGGCAGGTTTAATGGCCACCATAAAAGCGGCTGAAGCCGGCGTTCATGTCGACCTCTTCTCGTTAGTGCCGGTTAAACGTTCTCACTCCGTATGCGCGCAGGGCGGGATTAACGGCGCGGTAAATACGAAGGGTGAGGGCGACTCCACATGGAATCACTTTGATGACACCGTATACGGCGGCGACTTCCTGGCGAATCAACCGCCGGTGAAGGCGATGTGTGACGCGGCGCCGGGCATCATTCACCTGATGGACCGGATGGGCGTTATGTTCAACCGTACGCCTGAGGGGTTGCTGGATTTCCGCCGTTTCGGCGGCACGTTGTTCCACCGCACGGCGTTCGCGGGTGCGACAACGGGTCAACAATTGCTGTACGCGCTGGATGAGCAAGTGCGCCGTTATGAAACCGCGGGCTTGGTTAATAAATTTGAAGGCTGGGAGTTCTTAGGCGCGGTATTGGACGATGACGGTGTCTGCCGAGGTATTACCGCTCAAGATTTACGTTCTATGCAAGTTACATCCTTCTCCGGCGACGCCGTTATTCTCGCGACAGGCGGTCCTGGAATTATCTTTGGTAAATCCACCAACTCGGTTATCAACACAGGTACGGCTGCAGGTGCGGTCTATCAGCAAGGTGTTTATTACGCCAACGGCGAATTTATTCAGATTCACCCGACGGCCATTCCTGGCGATGACAAGCTTCGTCTGATGTCGGAATCCGCACGGGGCGAAGGCGGCCGGATCTGGACTTATAAAGACGGCAAGCCTTGGTACTTCCTTGAGGAGAAATATCCGGCGTACGGTAACCTGGTACCGCGGGATATCGCGACTCGCGAAATTTTCGATGTATGCGTTGAACAGAAGCTGGGTGTCAACGGCGAGAACATGGTTTATTTGGATCTTTCCCACAAAGACCCTAAAGAATTAGATATTAAACTGGGCGGTATTATCGAGATCTATGAGAAATTTATGGGTGACGATCCGCGCAAAATCCCGATGAAAATCTTCCCGGCCGTGCATTATTCCATGGGCGGTATATGGGTCGATTATAATCAGATGACCAACATTCCTGGATTGTTCGCTGCCGGTGAGTGCGATTACTCTCAACACGGTGCCAATCGTCTCGGCGCGAACTCGCTTGTATCCGCGATCTTCGGCGGTATGGTGGCCGGACCGAAGGCCATTGAATATATTCGCGGCTTGAAGAAATCGGCGGAAGATATCTCTTCCACGGTATTCGAGAGAGAAGTGAAGAAGCAGACCGAGAAGTATGAGGGCTTGCTTAAGATGGACGGCAAAGAGAACGCGTACGTTCTTCACAAGGAGCTTGGCGAGTGGATGACGAACAACGTGACCGTCGTTCGCTACAACAAGAAGCTTCAGGAAACGGACAACAAAATTCAGGAATTGCTTGAGCGTTACAAAAATATCAACATGACGGACACCGCCAAATGGAACAATCAAGGCGTGGCGTTCACGCGTCAGTTGAAGAATATGATGGAGTTGGCCCGCGTCATGACTATCGGTGCTCTAAACCGGAATGAAAGCCGCGGCGCGCATTATAAACCGGATTTCCCGGAGCGTGATGACGAGAACTTCCTGAAAACGACGAAAGCCCAATTCACCGACAACGGTCCGGTGTTTGAATACGAAGAAGTGGATGTATCGTTAATCGCTCCGCGTAAACGCGATTATTCCAAGAAGGGGGACTAA
- a CDS encoding DMT family transporter: MTAEKFFTHPLGIIGSATAATFLWGTAFPFIKLSYAELQIGGSDTFGQMLFAGYRFVLAGLLIFAFMALMKQPVKYVRGTWKGLSKLALFQTFLQYVFLYIGISMSTGIQGSIIAGATSFFQILIAHFMYKNDAMTLRKVLGIILGFLGILSVGLTEEGFNLQFGFGEILLLAAMFFGGLGNVVAKNEAKDMNILYMTSWQMLIGGLALIVVGATVAGLTPFVFTLKAAWMLLYLAFLSAGGFVLWNNVMKFNKVGSVSMYLFLIPVFGVFLAAVMLGEPVHMIILLSLALVVAGIIIVNRQPAIKESNA, encoded by the coding sequence ATGACAGCAGAGAAATTCTTCACCCATCCCTTAGGGATTATCGGGTCGGCCACTGCCGCGACCTTCTTATGGGGAACAGCGTTCCCCTTTATTAAATTAAGCTATGCCGAGCTGCAAATCGGAGGCTCAGACACATTCGGCCAGATGTTGTTTGCGGGATACCGTTTTGTGCTGGCGGGCTTGCTGATTTTCGCGTTTATGGCGCTGATGAAGCAGCCGGTCAAGTATGTCCGAGGCACTTGGAAAGGCCTGAGCAAGCTGGCGCTTTTTCAAACCTTTTTGCAATATGTGTTTCTATATATCGGCATCAGCATGTCCACAGGCATTCAAGGTTCCATTATCGCGGGAGCGACTTCGTTTTTCCAAATTCTGATTGCCCATTTTATGTACAAAAATGACGCCATGACCCTCCGTAAAGTGCTCGGTATCATCCTGGGTTTCCTGGGCATCCTTTCCGTAGGATTGACGGAGGAAGGATTTAACCTGCAATTCGGTTTCGGTGAAATACTTCTGCTTGCCGCTATGTTTTTCGGCGGGTTAGGGAACGTGGTAGCCAAGAATGAAGCCAAGGACATGAACATTCTATACATGACCTCCTGGCAAATGCTCATTGGCGGCTTGGCGCTGATCGTGGTTGGAGCGACAGTCGCTGGACTGACACCTTTCGTTTTCACCTTGAAAGCCGCATGGATGCTGCTTTATCTAGCTTTCTTGTCCGCTGGAGGATTCGTACTTTGGAATAACGTCATGAAATTCAATAAAGTAGGATCCGTTTCCATGTATTTATTCCTGATTCCGGTGTTCGGGGTGTTTCTGGCCGCTGTGATGTTGGGTGAACCCGTTCATATGATTATTCTTTTATCCTTAGCACTGGTAGTAGCCGGTATCATTATTGTAAACAGACAGCCTGCAATCAAGGAATCTAACGCTTAA
- a CDS encoding TrkH family potassium uptake protein, producing the protein MKHMDLLKLSPPRILVTGFALIILLGGILLSLPVSAAPGKAPLPFIDALFTSTSATCVTGLVVADTGRDFSTFGQVVIMLLIQVGGLGFMTMATLVALALKKRISLRERLILQEALNQSSMEGIVRLIRKVIIYSLTIEAVAAIIFTIRWSFDMSFGRAAYFGMWHAVSMFNNAGFDLFGEYKSLTGYVDDFVINAVAMALIILGGIGFIVMSDVMDYRNRRKLSLHTKVVLSCTAFLILFGALVIFIFEYSNPKTLATLGFGGKILGSFFQSVTPRTAGANTLDIAGLRQATQFFIIILMFIGASPGSTGGGIKTTTFTTLIAGIIAMIRGKEDIVLFRNRLAKDRVLKALTITMLALILVIFVSMLLSTTEDYNFLMILFEVTSAFGTVGLSMGLTIHLTVFGKIMIMLMMFAGRLGPLTLAYAIQPNKEKELYRYPEGKIIIG; encoded by the coding sequence ATGAAACATATGGACCTGTTGAAGCTGAGTCCTCCGCGAATTCTGGTTACGGGCTTTGCTTTAATTATTTTGTTAGGCGGGATTCTGTTATCTCTTCCTGTCTCCGCGGCCCCGGGAAAAGCACCGCTGCCTTTTATTGATGCTTTATTTACTTCCACGTCCGCAACCTGTGTTACGGGGCTGGTCGTGGCCGATACGGGAAGGGATTTCTCCACCTTTGGACAAGTCGTGATTATGCTGCTGATCCAGGTCGGGGGATTAGGATTTATGACCATGGCTACATTGGTGGCTTTGGCGTTAAAGAAGAGGATATCTCTTCGTGAACGTCTTATTCTGCAAGAGGCCCTCAATCAGAGTTCCATGGAAGGGATCGTAAGATTAATTCGTAAAGTAATCATTTATTCCCTTACGATTGAAGCTGTTGCTGCTATTATCTTTACAATTCGGTGGTCGTTTGATATGTCATTCGGACGCGCCGCTTATTTCGGAATGTGGCATGCCGTCTCGATGTTCAACAATGCCGGGTTCGATTTATTCGGCGAGTACAAGAGCTTGACCGGTTACGTTGATGATTTCGTCATTAACGCGGTTGCCATGGCCTTAATTATTCTGGGAGGCATCGGCTTTATCGTCATGTCCGACGTCATGGATTATCGGAATCGCCGTAAATTATCATTGCATACGAAAGTGGTTCTGAGTTGTACGGCGTTCCTGATTTTATTCGGCGCTTTAGTTATTTTCATCTTTGAGTATTCCAATCCGAAGACGTTGGCGACGCTTGGCTTTGGCGGTAAAATACTCGGATCGTTCTTCCAATCGGTTACCCCCCGGACGGCGGGAGCGAACACGTTGGATATTGCCGGTTTACGGCAGGCGACGCAATTCTTCATCATTATCTTAATGTTTATCGGCGCTTCCCCTGGTTCGACAGGGGGCGGGATTAAGACCACAACGTTTACTACCTTGATCGCCGGGATTATTGCCATGATTCGCGGGAAAGAAGATATCGTTCTCTTTCGCAACAGGCTTGCGAAGGATCGGGTGCTTAAAGCGCTGACCATTACAATGCTTGCTTTAATATTAGTCATCTTTGTTTCCATGCTTCTGTCCACGACGGAGGATTACAACTTTCTGATGATTCTGTTTGAAGTTACTTCCGCGTTCGGTACGGTGGGGCTGTCCATGGGATTAACCATTCATTTAACCGTATTCGGCAAAATCATGATTATGCTAATGATGTTTGCAGGCCGGTTGGGGCCGCTCACACTCGCCTATGCGATTCAACCAAACAAAGAGAAAGAGCTTTACAGGTATCCTGAAGGAAAAATCATTATTGGATAA
- the sdhB gene encoding succinate dehydrogenase iron-sulfur subunit yields MAETTTMETQKTVKFVVTRQDQPDSPSYQEEFEIPYRPNMNVISAFMEIQRNPVKAGGGETTPVCWESNCLEEVCGACSMVINGKPRQACTALVDKLEQPIRVQPMKTFPVVRDLVIDRSRMFNALKRVKAWIPIDGTYDLGPGPRMAETKRQWAYELSKCMTCGVCLESCPNVNDRSSFIGPAAVSQVRLFNAHPTGEMNKSERLETLMEDGGIEGCGNSQNCVRSCPKGIPLTTSIAAINADTTKHMFKKWLGM; encoded by the coding sequence ATGGCTGAAACGACTACTATGGAAACACAGAAGACTGTGAAGTTCGTCGTAACCCGTCAGGATCAACCGGACTCACCTTCCTACCAGGAAGAATTCGAAATCCCGTACCGTCCGAATATGAACGTCATTTCCGCATTCATGGAAATTCAGAGGAATCCCGTGAAAGCGGGCGGCGGCGAAACGACTCCGGTCTGTTGGGAATCCAACTGCCTCGAAGAGGTTTGCGGCGCTTGCTCCATGGTCATTAACGGTAAACCGCGCCAAGCATGTACGGCGCTGGTTGACAAGCTGGAGCAGCCGATTCGGGTACAACCGATGAAGACGTTCCCGGTTGTTCGTGACCTGGTCATCGATCGTTCCCGGATGTTTAACGCGCTGAAGCGTGTTAAAGCGTGGATTCCGATCGATGGCACCTATGACCTTGGACCGGGTCCGCGGATGGCGGAAACGAAGCGTCAGTGGGCTTACGAGCTGTCCAAGTGCATGACTTGCGGCGTTTGCCTGGAGTCTTGCCCTAACGTGAACGACCGCAGTTCGTTCATCGGCCCCGCGGCTGTTTCCCAAGTGCGCCTGTTCAACGCTCACCCAACGGGTGAGATGAACAAGTCGGAGCGCCTGGAAACCTTGATGGAGGACGGCGGCATCGAGGGTTGCGGCAACTCGCAAAACTGCGTGCGCTCTTGTCCGAAAGGCATCCCGTTAACAACGTCCATTGCCGCGATTAACGCGGATACGACGAAGCATATGTTCAAGAAATGGCTGGGCATGTAA
- a CDS encoding CPBP family intramembrane glutamic endopeptidase, which yields MNLSQTKREGPSILKWLAIVGVMIFVATNWWPLFTGQLSEQDLKPPISKAKAAIAAKRFVIKQYKENEALKSVVSYQAQKDFIGYLQREDLFDTYSKQLVQKYPVEYFQVEVSSASNRRYHIHVHLTSGKVSSWTTSLPHVDSGNGLQAAQRLLREQGFQPSEVQLDKSQSEEGTYRFDVPKVQIGDARLSLSIGTDNNQVTSFLPSFSIPEAHTAWVEKQDRAAAWMTYAGNLLTGFLMAIAAIVFVILNRKQVSFTRGIFLTAVFFIVNAANNANMVPAYKVMLGDNATEQAIGAVMIFQNVLFAAMSVMLYFSFISGDQLWRAQGYTPWARWKEADYGDHVMTAMKNGYLIALAILGLQQVLFLAEGQIFHVWNTTDPSSSPYNMIWLWVFPFVAWGAAIEEEAVYRLFGIALFMKIFRNPMIAAVIPSLFWAFGHTQYPIYPTYTRVIELVIIGLVFSYVFLKYGFITALFAHAVMDSLLMGLSILSFGGVNAIAGIAHIAMPAIVAYVIYVLHRRFRKSPVPPASPPTLDPV from the coding sequence ATGAACTTATCTCAGACTAAACGCGAAGGTCCTTCCATACTGAAATGGTTGGCAATAGTCGGTGTCATGATCTTTGTGGCGACGAATTGGTGGCCTCTGTTTACAGGACAGTTATCGGAACAGGATTTGAAGCCCCCTATTTCCAAGGCTAAAGCGGCAATCGCGGCAAAGCGGTTTGTAATTAAACAATACAAGGAGAATGAAGCTTTAAAAAGCGTGGTTTCTTACCAGGCGCAGAAAGACTTCATAGGATACCTGCAACGCGAAGATCTGTTTGATACATACTCAAAGCAACTGGTACAGAAGTACCCTGTAGAATACTTTCAAGTGGAAGTATCTTCTGCCAGCAATCGCCGATACCATATTCATGTGCACTTAACCAGCGGCAAGGTATCCTCATGGACGACCTCATTGCCGCACGTCGACAGTGGTAACGGACTTCAAGCGGCACAACGGTTATTACGTGAGCAAGGCTTCCAACCCTCCGAGGTTCAGCTGGACAAGTCGCAATCCGAGGAAGGCACGTACCGATTTGACGTGCCGAAAGTACAGATTGGAGACGCTAGACTTTCTTTAAGTATCGGTACCGACAACAATCAAGTGACGTCCTTCCTACCGTCTTTCTCAATACCGGAAGCTCATACAGCCTGGGTGGAGAAACAGGATCGGGCTGCAGCCTGGATGACGTACGCAGGCAACCTGCTAACCGGATTTCTAATGGCGATCGCGGCCATTGTATTCGTAATCCTGAACCGTAAACAAGTTTCCTTCACCCGCGGAATTTTTCTCACCGCTGTTTTCTTCATAGTCAACGCGGCGAACAATGCCAATATGGTTCCCGCCTACAAGGTCATGCTGGGGGATAACGCTACAGAGCAAGCCATTGGCGCTGTTATGATATTTCAGAATGTTTTGTTCGCGGCCATGTCCGTCATGCTCTACTTCTCTTTCATTTCCGGCGATCAATTATGGCGCGCTCAAGGGTACACGCCATGGGCAAGGTGGAAGGAAGCGGATTACGGTGACCATGTCATGACCGCTATGAAGAACGGTTACCTCATTGCTTTAGCTATCTTGGGTTTGCAACAGGTGTTGTTTCTCGCGGAAGGCCAGATCTTCCATGTATGGAACACGACTGATCCTTCCTCCTCCCCCTATAACATGATATGGCTGTGGGTTTTCCCGTTCGTTGCCTGGGGAGCGGCCATTGAAGAGGAAGCCGTGTACCGGTTATTCGGCATTGCCCTGTTTATGAAAATTTTCCGCAATCCGATGATCGCCGCGGTAATCCCAAGTTTATTCTGGGCTTTCGGGCATACGCAATATCCAATCTATCCAACATACACGCGTGTGATTGAGCTCGTGATTATAGGTTTAGTGTTCAGTTATGTATTCCTGAAGTACGGCTTTATCACCGCATTGTTTGCTCACGCCGTGATGGATTCCTTGTTAATGGGTTTATCCATCCTGAGTTTTGGCGGCGTAAACGCGATAGCGGGCATCGCTCATATCGCAATGCCCGCTATCGTTGCCTATGTGATATACGTGCTGCACCGCAGGTTCAGGAAGTCTCCCGTTCCTCCGGCGTCACCGCCAACGCTTGATCCGGTGTAG
- a CDS encoding LysR family transcriptional regulator: MDELLVFATVVEQSSLNKASQLLNLSQPALSRKISKLEDQLGIELFERIGRRLELTRLGRICYDYAVQIRELQQRMQLEIQTYKAAGTGKITIGASLTTLQSTLPELITLFRDHYPETEIKAVTGKTHEIVSLVKEKKVDVGLIAAVINQSDLVCEPLFDDHLCLVLPRTHDYVRRKELSLTDLNGLPLILFSKGTWYRILTDELFLRYRITPDVHMEIDSFEAITRLVSTCHTATLLPQSYVRQDVLTNNGLVMRQIEELEQTARTTSIIYGDYASLNETARQLIAKAREYYQT; the protein is encoded by the coding sequence ATGGATGAATTATTAGTTTTCGCAACGGTCGTGGAGCAAAGCTCGTTAAACAAAGCTTCACAACTGCTGAATTTATCCCAACCTGCCCTCTCGCGCAAAATCAGCAAACTGGAAGACCAGCTTGGCATCGAGCTGTTTGAGCGAATCGGCAGGAGGTTGGAGCTGACGCGGTTAGGACGGATCTGTTACGATTACGCGGTTCAGATTCGGGAGCTGCAACAACGTATGCAACTTGAAATTCAAACCTATAAAGCCGCAGGCACAGGCAAAATAACGATCGGTGCCAGCCTGACGACGCTGCAATCCACGCTGCCGGAGCTGATTACCCTCTTTCGTGACCATTACCCTGAAACCGAAATTAAGGCCGTTACCGGAAAAACACATGAAATCGTATCCTTGGTCAAAGAAAAGAAAGTGGATGTGGGTCTCATTGCCGCGGTCATTAACCAGTCGGATTTGGTGTGCGAGCCGCTTTTTGACGATCATCTGTGCCTGGTTCTGCCCCGCACCCATGATTATGTCAGGCGCAAAGAGCTTTCTCTCACCGATTTGAACGGCCTGCCCCTCATTTTGTTCTCCAAAGGAACCTGGTACCGCATCTTGACGGACGAGCTCTTCTTGCGCTATCGAATTACACCTGATGTCCATATGGAAATTGACTCGTTCGAGGCGATCACCCGACTTGTATCTACCTGTCACACCGCAACCTTGCTTCCTCAATCCTATGTCCGGCAGGACGTGCTTACAAATAACGGGCTCGTCATGCGCCAGATAGAAGAACTGGAGCAGACGGCCCGCACGACATCCATTATATATGGCGACTACGCTTCGCTGAACGAAACAGCGCGCCAATTAATCGCAAAAGCAAGAGAGTATTATCAAACCTGA
- a CDS encoding succinate dehydrogenase cytochrome b558 subunit: protein MKGNSYYSRKLHSLLGVIPLGFFIVEHMLTNFAAVEGGKEGFIEAVAFLNGLPLVLVLEIFGIWLPLLYHGVYGLYVAYQSRNNVTNYGYARNLMFTLQRITGVVTFVFVVWHLFETRFQVAIGKVTHEGLGDHMHEMLSNPVIFILYVIGILAASFHFCNGMWSFLVSWGITVGPRAQKASTYVWMGVFVILSVMFIMSLAAFASDSFVETAAKGIQFIA from the coding sequence ATGAAAGGAAATTCTTATTATTCCCGTAAATTGCACTCCTTGCTCGGCGTTATTCCGCTAGGTTTCTTTATTGTGGAGCATATGCTGACCAATTTCGCGGCTGTGGAGGGCGGCAAAGAGGGGTTCATAGAAGCGGTTGCGTTTCTGAACGGACTTCCGTTGGTGCTGGTGCTTGAAATCTTCGGCATCTGGCTGCCGTTGCTGTATCACGGCGTATACGGCTTGTATGTGGCTTACCAGTCGCGTAACAATGTAACAAACTATGGCTACGCCCGTAACTTGATGTTTACGTTGCAGCGTATAACCGGCGTGGTTACGTTTGTTTTCGTTGTTTGGCATCTGTTTGAAACGAGATTCCAAGTAGCGATCGGTAAAGTGACACATGAAGGCTTGGGCGACCATATGCATGAAATGTTGTCCAATCCGGTTATTTTTATTCTTTACGTAATCGGGATTTTGGCGGCATCGTTCCATTTCTGTAACGGCATGTGGTCATTCCTGGTATCTTGGGGCATTACAGTCGGCCCTCGCGCACAGAAAGCATCCACCTATGTATGGATGGGCGTATTCGTCATTTTGTCCGTCATGTTCATTATGTCTCTAGCTGCGTTTGCGAGTGATTCATTCGTTGAAACGGCAGCGAAAGGGATTCAATTTATAGCTTAA
- a CDS encoding cation:proton antiporter: MVSETTELIHHVLLLLVFILVLGMISGKLASLLRVPDVVLFIAAGILVGPGLNIVHESSNSFTNQFILMLGSALILFDGGRNIRLLNLRKVWITISLLSVTGVFITVAVVGTAAHYLFGMEWLYALLLASIICSTDPASIIPVFKQVRIREKVRETVESESAFNDATGSIFTFTILAIILGGGGDFSWGASVWNFVKTAVGGILVGCVIAYVIALLTAHTRLSWFRNYTTIAMLTVAIGAYILGDTFKVSGFMATFSAGLIWGNAHLFGLRMEEKQAEMGHFSENLTVIMRMLIFVLLGSQVNFDLIAKFLWPSLGVILVLMFIARPLTVYSSTLPDRIAKWTSQEMLFMVWVRETGVIPAALAGIVAGLGIKYADVIASVTFMAILLTILIQASTTAYVARKLGLEVKSEKDTIGL, encoded by the coding sequence ATGGTATCGGAAACGACGGAGCTCATACATCATGTATTGTTATTGCTTGTATTTATTCTGGTTCTGGGGATGATTTCCGGTAAACTGGCATCGCTTCTAAGGGTCCCGGATGTTGTGTTATTTATTGCGGCAGGCATACTGGTCGGCCCCGGGTTGAACATAGTTCATGAATCCAGCAATTCCTTTACGAATCAATTTATCTTAATGCTTGGCTCAGCCTTGATCTTATTTGACGGGGGGCGTAATATACGCCTTCTGAATCTGCGCAAAGTATGGATCACGATCAGTTTACTGAGTGTGACCGGTGTATTTATTACCGTGGCAGTGGTAGGTACGGCAGCGCATTATTTATTCGGCATGGAATGGCTTTACGCGCTTCTCTTGGCTTCGATTATCTGTTCCACGGATCCCGCGTCCATTATTCCGGTCTTCAAACAGGTACGGATCCGCGAGAAGGTGCGCGAAACGGTCGAAAGCGAATCCGCTTTTAACGACGCGACAGGCTCGATATTCACATTTACGATTCTGGCGATCATCTTAGGCGGCGGGGGTGACTTCTCGTGGGGGGCTTCCGTCTGGAATTTTGTGAAAACGGCTGTTGGCGGTATCCTGGTCGGGTGTGTCATTGCTTACGTGATCGCACTGCTGACAGCCCATACTCGCTTAAGTTGGTTCCGGAATTACACGACCATTGCGATGCTGACTGTCGCGATCGGTGCCTATATTCTTGGCGATACATTCAAGGTAAGCGGGTTTATGGCGACATTTTCCGCAGGCTTAATCTGGGGGAATGCTCATCTGTTTGGGTTGCGAATGGAAGAGAAACAGGCGGAAATGGGCCACTTTTCGGAAAATTTGACGGTCATTATGCGAATGCTGATTTTCGTTCTGTTGGGCAGTCAGGTCAACTTCGACCTCATTGCCAAGTTTCTTTGGCCGAGTCTTGGAGTAATTCTGGTATTAATGTTTATCGCTCGTCCTTTGACGGTGTATAGCTCAACGCTCCCGGATCGTATCGCCAAATGGACCTCGCAAGAGATGCTGTTTATGGTGTGGGTGCGTGAGACGGGGGTAATTCCGGCGGCTCTTGCGGGAATTGTCGCTGGGTTGGGCATCAAATATGCGGATGTAATCGCTTCGGTTACTTTTATGGCAATCTTGCTGACCATTTTGATCCAAGCCAGCACGACCGCTTATGTGGCCCGCAAACTTGGACTCGAAGTAAAGAGCGAGAAGGATACGATTGGACTCTAG